The DNA region ggtctgcagccatgtttacagtgtctggatgtgaagctgtgtctgactcagatttttcggagtgagCATAGACTGGTGTGACAGGTGTGGCCAgttcttcggtgtcagagtttgccagtttctttcttctagcttctctgagctttgcgcgcaatgttctctctggttctgcgtcaaaatgaaaatcagctgaggccttacctcgcatacacagattagacagaaattagttataataacaataaaaaaataaaattaacagtaaataaaattttggatgcagagcaacaaaattctaattgaaaataaattaataaactctattatctttggcagtccccggcaacggcgccaaaaacttgatgggaaaatagcaagtgtactatttttctcactatagtaataaaagggaaattccccgtttgtcgatctcaaggactgcttgacgatacagagtttatcgattgtaccaattgcaaataaataaaacaagtaaaaaggttgaacgagatacaaatgagagaagattgctagggttcggtgaatgaaacttcctgtaacagatataatttatgaaagtttagacaatattcctgtccaattaattccggtcctcaagggtatctattcctaattccttagtgaaaagacctttgattatgtaacctaattactatgtccataaataattaagttcatactcaagcattcaaatatcaagaattaccggtcagatagaaaatccctagtcctaggttatttttactatccaaagttcttatccagatcaatgaataatcgctgtccagcttaaactattcatattaatcatcattcgttggtccgacgaataaagcataaagaacggtaataagaacaaatcaatggaaaagaagaaatagtcaatgcactcataaacataaaatctgtcacattcagaatcagggtcacccccctagcaatggggggtttagctactcataatcgaaataaaaacaaagattaacattgttgtcattacagaatttcgtgaggaaccaatcttcaatcgtcggaaaactcttgaacatatgaatcctctgataatcgtagagtctccagctctcaaaacgcgtcttttttctctccaaaatCGTCCAACCTGAAAAATCATTTTCTCCCCTAtaaatagctattcagttgggcttttcctgattctgggcttgatacgcgtattgcccagtctcatacgcgtattgcccagtctggtacgcgtattacacgtaagacagcctctgatacgcgtattgcccagtctggtacgcgtattgcccagtctggtacgcgtatcaccagtttggtacgcgtatcaccagaagcttgtctttttgcttgattttcaacccctctggtcatttgcgtatgctacgcgtactgggaaggttcatacgcgtatcatgtaaggccatacgcgtatggacagcaagttctccaagaattgattttttcttccattttcttGCTCGGGTttaatttcgcatctgacgtttgattccctgagcttccagactagttttttacctgctaacatacccaaaagtgtaaaatatcctcaagaaattcataagtaacaacacaattcatattatagaattgagcttatatctaactaaaaatgcttcagtttacgcagtttacctgacttatttacggttaaatagtgaaatacctagcataaatggtgactgatcacaaccctaaacttagcttgttgcttgtcctcaagtaacattttattaccatcaaagatcatgtcaccccaaacttactgtaaaacagttcttaccacaatactgctgcaatctttcgcactggacctcttgatgttttttcaggttttctgattcttccacatagccaacgagctagaactctttccctcagagatatgactttacctgtcagcttatatcacactctcaccaagtctctctgggttaaagtgttatcactctcaaatcacaatatgcaatatcaaatcagaagtttgaataaattctctcatcctatcaacatgtacaatcacacacattttttgaggtctttttgggttgtaacggggctttggtttaggtagggtatGAAATTGGAACAACGGTTTTTGGGtcttttggttcagagtacatgaaatcattctctcactacgtttctttcctattattcctgtagggttttgcaatcctcttttccttttatctatagtgaatgtagcatttttcaaaagctgttcttttattgtttttcgcttttctctttctttcttttcatgttgttgttgtttttcttttttttttctttttctcttttttttttttatacgacattcacttactattcacgtactgcaaagctaccccaaacttaaaggttactattccaacagcaaccccaaacttagataaaaacgtagagatgaaatcaatcctcacatactctgaacagggtaggataggtacaaggtcatggctttagaaaaaaacgggtatatcagaaataaatgattaacaggctcaacagggtaGGATAGGTACAGGGTCATGGATTTAGAAAAAAAACGGGTATatcaaaaataaatgattaacaggctcaacagggtaaaacaatggataataataataatgggatggctagaaaggctctaggtgataaacaaaaacatgcctcagtgtgtgtagtcgtacagctaataataacaaaagaacatacgcaaaccaagattgataaagacatacctgatatctctcatatgatgataagtgtttggctttttctgatctcaccaggacgggttaagctgacttgttctatcatacctctgagttcaaagctcatgctcgtggttctgatgttaatcttaaccagtgcgtccaatcataaacaacagtatctacagtcaggggactgaaagagaggacgcccaagtatttggtgtaagtgatcaagaaaaccaatagccagacatagtcacatatctaacgaaataaacaggaaaatggaggtaaacaaaatcaaattcattagattaagccaacccataataggtgattacatccaagcaaaagaaaataaaaactgaGTAAACCAAAAAGAACAATACACAAAGAAAtttcaaacctcccttgggttgcctcccaagcagcgcttcgtttaacgtcgcatggctcgacgggacacctcatactcagatgagtttaacagtttcaattggtcccccttcaccgggatcatatggtttcaacctctgaccattaaccttgaaggtgtcgtcattcttctcatttaaaacaccaataccatggttgaatttttttatttgtctgttttttattattcatttattctttttatgttaattaattaatttatataaattgattaattaaatgttaaatattaaataaaaaacTATATTTTTCAATATAAAGTCAAACTATTTTTCATAATTTgaataaaaaaaacatttttcATAATTAAATCGAATGAGAAAAAAACTAATTGGATGTATGCCTCTTTCTTCCCCGGATATTTGTGGATACAATTTATATAGCTTGCGCTCATCTTTCGGCCAAAAAACATAATAATTAACCGAATTTAGTTCATTCTTTCGTGTATGAAAAATTATTAATTGGACGTAGGTCTCTTTCTTTTTCAAGTACTTGAATACGAGCCATATATCTTGACTGTCGAGAAAAGATGTCTAACTTTAAATATTGGGGAACTTTCGAGAAAAGATGTCTAAATTTAAAAATTGGGGAAATTATCCCCACCTCCATTGAGGCTTATTAAAATGACACTGCACTCACCTCTGATTTTAAAATATGCACGGATATTTTTTCGGGTATATTAAAATGACACAGAGATCCCACTTTAATTTTAAATTATAGTCAAAATCTTAAGTATAAGAGACAATTACATTGATATATTTATGTTTAGGGAATATTTATGTTTAGTGGAGGATAGTagatattttaaaatttaaatttgaGGGAGTGTCAATATTATTTTATCAAATTTTAGGGAGATGGAAATTCTCTTAAAAATTTAGCAGCCTCCTTTagaaaaacaattaaaatattGCATAAAGAATATTTAGGGTGCTTTTAACGACATGGTTTTCCTTATTTTTGTTTGAAGAATATTAAGGAAGACTATAATTTTCAAGACAGATTTATTTTATAGATTTTGTCGCCAATTCTTTTAGTCCACTTGTTCGAGTAAGGGATCAAGTTCTAATATACACATTATCGTGCCAATAAAACTATTGTTAGGAAAATAGATACGACAAGAGTACTCAAACTACATTAGTTTGCAAAGGAATGGGTAAACAAATTATTTCATTCCTGTGCAGTCAAACAAACCTTACGTTCAAGCAGCAACAGTAGTATACCAGGAAAGGGTACTTTGattaataaaatgaaataaaaaataaaaaactgCCTTTTCATGGATTGTTCAAGATAACGTTCAATGAATGAATGTAGAATCTGCATGAATGTGAAGAATGACATCATGACTATGCATGTGATGGTGGTCGTGGCAAAGACGAAGAAGACAAAAGGGGGGAACTAGCGAGAAGCAACGTGAATTTCTGTCGAAGCTTGACCCACTCCGCTTCAATATTAGTTCGAGTTATCACTCCCAATTGTTGCTCAGTTTTCAGCCTTGGAACATTTATCATGAAATCATCCCTTTTGGCTTTCACTTCTCTTCCTTTCTCATACAATTCAATTTTTCTCCTACCAACCTCATCTCTTTGTGTTTTAGATTTTTCAATCTCAACATTAACTATTTTGATTTCTTCTTCAAGCTGTCTCTTCCTTTCCTCCAAGATAACCAATTTATTACACAAACACATCTCCTCCTTGTCCATCTCATGGAACTCTTTCACATTAGCTTCAAAATCATTCATCACTTTACTTGCTTTTGATAGTTCTTTTTTCGCATTTGCTGAAAGACCTGATGCATTGTGATGCTCCAAACTCCATCTTTCAAAACATCGTAACATTTTCTGTATTTCTATTTTTGTAGCTGCGCAAAATTCTTCATTTTGTGGCAATGTGAGGAGGTATTTTAGTATATCTTTTATCTCTATAGAACGCCCTGGATGCAACAAAAGAGAGAaatcttttgtgaataaatcttGGAGAACTTGAATTGCTTTCTTGATGTTTTCACTAGGCCTAAAAGGTACTGGATGTGATGGAGAAGTTGTCTCAAATGATTCAACAGATGCATAAAACGCATTCATATTCCTAGTTTCATCATGTTGGTCCTGATTTTCCATCTTCAGTTGGTCATAGAGATTCTGAAAGGTATTTCATGTTGAACATTAGTTACCATATATCATAAAAATAAGCATTAACTTAGGAAATCTAGAATAGAAAAACAGAGGCATGTTTTATTGAGATTAAACTGAATGAACAATGAATCACATTACATGTGGCATGTGAAAATAGGATATAGTCATCTTGTCAAGGGTTATGCTTTGGTGAAAATAGGATAAGGTAAAAGATAAAGTTATTGATCATAAATAAGATTTGTATTCAAAATTAATGGTTATCTCTAAGTAACTTGTTGACCCTATAAATACTAGACGTAAATTACTTTGTAATCAAATTGGGACGAATCAAATAAACTAGAATTCTATTATTAATAATAGTTTATTGATCACAAGTGAAACACATTTATCAAATattttaaacaacatattatcAAGGTCTGCAATCCTTCTTTTTGCACATAATTTAATATTAAGTTTAGAAATTTTCAGATGCTAATGTAAACAAAAGTTCAAAGCAACACaatatttaaaagaaaaaatctaCATTAAAGCAAACTGAGTTTCAATAATCAGTCACAGTGTAGTCTACATTAAACCCTAATTTTGGCATGACAAAATTAATGGCACTGTCACATCACAACTCTAAAATAATCTCAAAATCTCATCACTCAATACCAATGAGCAGAAGAAAATAAGTGTTAAAATCACCTAAAAGATCATGGATGAAGAAAAGAGGAACAAAACTTACCAAAAAATTTGTGTGTGAGAGAGAAATCAAAATCGCATAGAAGAGAATAGAAGAGAGCGTGTTTTCATTTGTTCAGTTGTGCATCAAATTGGAAAATAGGTTTAATCAGAATAGCAATTATTGTAATTTACATTTTTGCCATTATTGAAAACACACTCTTTTTTAGGTGTTTATAATTTGAgcttttctttattatttttaaaaacatttttaaaatctaaaaatgaaaaatgaaaatcaaaatacatttttgttctttttattttttagtcCATAAAATTCAAAAActcaaaatattttttaaaactgatattttaaaaagaaaaaaagggaGTGTAAATTATTTTTACACACAATCATATTTCCAACCAAGTTAATATGTAATTTAATACTTTTTTACACTTACCATTAAACTCTTTTAAAAATAAGTTATCaaacaaatatttatttttaggtttttaaaaattaaaatagtGTTAAACGGGTCCTAAACTAAACCTAGTAAGTCTTAAAACGCACACTTAATAAACAATTGTACACGCTTTATTTTAAACTGGTCCAAAAGATTAACGTTAAAAAAAATATCAGAGTTTCAATAAACACAATTGTCCCTACTTACAAAAGATTATGATATTTTTTACGTACAAAATATTGACAACGTAATTAAAATTAGTGGTGGCAAAACGGATCAGGACTCCGTTGGACCAGCTCGCACACTCGTCAAAAAATGAAGGGTTGGGTTGAGATTTTGAGTCCGCTTACCCGTTTTGTCCATCCAGCGAAAACAAAAATACCCGCGGGTGGAATACATAATGGGGCGGGAAAGTTTCACCCCGTACCCCTACAGTTGTACCCATACCCCTACAATTAAATTTTTTggaccaaaataccctcatataaatagggtatatttttcggaaatagattttttttttcatttgcgCTTGAAGACTTCCGGAAGAGCATTTTTGGCCTTGTAAACCGGAATATTAAGAGTAAGTCTTCCGGCTCACAAAAcgtataccggaacacttcttcAAAGACTTCCGGTTCGCTGTAGTTTTTAGACATTGAACCGAAACTCTTTaagaaagtcttccggtttgtaAGAGTATATACCGGAActctttcttaaagacttccggtttgcATGAACTAAACCAGATACCTTAGAGATGGTTAGGGAGCAGCTGCACTGGTTACCCAATACATATACCTTAGAGATACGTCCATGTTCAGTTGCAAACagctcggtggatatcctactTTCCTACAagtatataatttaattttgtttattaagtgttggattcatttaATGACCTCAACTGTTTCCACAATTCATTTATTGCACAAGTCATATCCACCTGTGATCCATCATTTGCACCTGcctctaactcaacttccatagttagtttcctctaatgaacatgaacaacatttatgggtatcggtataccacctagtgcatatcttcctaactcacaagcacaaggtaacccataagatgttataagagtacaaccacatattgTCCTGTTAattccaacataatcaactctcaataactcttcagcaatacgtctcaaagcTGCTCGAGACACTGAACCACGCAAATTACCATAAAATGGACTTATGTGcgcgtgctcaacttcgtaaaaCTTTTTTGCAAAGAAGATCTAATGTTTCCCAGTTGTAACTTCAAGTTGTTATTCATAGCTTCCCAACATTTAACCATGTCACTTATATtgtttcctaacatctgctttaacttccaatgagcagattcaaccctaaaaatattaaaaataacacatataaaaaaaatacatagaaaaaagatcacatataaaaataacatattgaaaatattaaaaatatcacatagaaaaaaatacatagaaaaaattataaaatatacCGATTAGTCGTCGTGTTACCAAAATGTAGCAatcgattaatccatgctccaacaaatctatgtatatgtggagtcaaccatgtgtctttcacataattaataaatccactataatcaacatatgcttgctcaagttgatgcaacagttgaccatactcaacctcatcactagcccaaacaacttccatccataatgtatctatcgtcttttgcaggtcattcactacatgttgtttgcattttgcaccaacatttttgttaatgtgaaatctacatagcaaattaatcgacctgggaaacacaatttcaattgcttttatcaaagcaagatctctatctgtcaaaatcacttgtggacacaaaTCTTTCTTCACAAATAAGTATTTTAGTTTCTCCAATACCCAACAAAAATTCTCTTTTAGTTTCTCCATATACGCAAATgcaacagcaaaagtcaactcggttgatgtcatgccaacaattttcaaacaaaggttgtctatatttgtttgtcttgtaggtgctatccataactaacacaataggaaaaatatttaacaacttaactgaatcaggatggGCCCAAAATATATCTCTCACAACTTCtgagtcatccttttttctactccaatcCACATAGCttgcatcctcaataagcttaaacaaatgttgtatctcacttctaggatctcttatctctttttgtattgcactcttatgcttgtatacttgcgtaatccAAGTGACATTCTCTGGATCTCGatcttgcaaggaaagcaatatgtgtctaggtgatacatgtctctttgtcaaatcagtgacatgttgcttctcatatgtggtcaatctatcaacaaaggaatgaccttctaatctatcagaTAAACCATGATTATGgaacccacattttacatcaatcttccaaccagaccCATCTTTCGTTGGAGTCGGcctgattttaaatgggcatccacatttcttggacgcactttgggttccactatcagtatccttgtgtttcccacctttatcacaaccaaatattaatttgttacttctccctctcttgcatgtttcagtatctgaacgagTGATAATAACGGTTACTTTATTatcgattccaacctctttaatccatctgatcacctcttctcgtgtaccaaatctttcaGTCGTTAAAAACGCATTagaagtatctacacatatttggggaaaaTTTTCAATTCCTACATACtaaaaaaatgtaaaaaaaatgcatttttgtAAAATAGGTTTAATCAGAATAGCAATTCTTGTAACTTACATTTTTGCCATTATTGAAAACACCCTTTTTTTAGGTGTTTATAATTTGagtttttctttattatttttaaaaacatttttagAATCGAAAACTGAAAACTGAAAATCAAAATACATTtttgttctttttattttttagtcCATAAAATTCAAAAActcaaaatattttttaaaactgatattttaaaaagaaaaagagGGAGTGTAAATTATTTTTACACACAATCATATGTCCAACCAAGTCAATATGTAATTTAATACTTTTTTACACTTACCATTAAACGGGTCCTAAACTAGACCTAGTAAGTCTTAAAACGCACACTTAATAAACAATTGTACACGCTTTTTTTTAAACTGGTCCAAAAGATTAACGTTAAAAAAAATCAGAGTTTCAATAAACACAATTGTCCCTATTTACAAAAGATTATGATATTTTTTACGCACAAAATATTTGACAATGTAATTAAAATTAGTGGTGGCAAAATGGATCGGGAGGCAGCTGGACCGGCCCGCACACTTGGC from Lathyrus oleraceus cultivar Zhongwan6 chromosome 1, CAAS_Psat_ZW6_1.0, whole genome shotgun sequence includes:
- the LOC127132388 gene encoding uncharacterized protein LOC127132388, coding for MENQDQHDETRNMNAFYASVESFETTSPSHPVPFRPSENIKKAIQVLQDLFTKDFSLLLHPGRSIEIKDILKYLLTLPQNEEFCAATKIEIQKMLRCFERWSLEHHNASGLSANAKKELSKASKVMNDFEANVKEFHEMDKEEMCLCNKLVILEERKRQLEEEIKIVNVEIEKSKTQRDEVGRRKIELYEKGREVKAKRDDFMINVPRLKTEQQLGVITRTNIEAEWVKLRQKFTLLLASSPLLSSSSLPRPPSHA